CTTCTCAGTGGTACTACTGCCTAGacagttagtccccattttgtagtcaTGCATTTGACTTTTTCTTCTTAAGTGAAGTACatttcacttgtctttattgaatttcatcagtgCAGTGAGGGTCCTGCAGAGGGTCCCTCCACTGCAGTCTTGATCCCCCTGCCTTCCATTCTCCATtaaggtcctttctggccttaaattctgtgaCCTATGCTCCCCTGCATCCTTCCCTCCATTCCACCTCAATATTTCCCTTCTTCCATTTCCTATTCCTGTGCTCCTTAACTCACCCCTCTATGCCCCCCCCATTACCCCATCCCCAACTATAGAGTTCACAGAATGTTTACCCCTTCGCCCTGATCACTCTGCTTGTTTGTTATtatcccctccccttctgcccacgtctgtcttttctatttagattgtaagcagtTTGAGTTGGGGACTGtctttactctgtgtttgtacagcacccagcccaAGGGGCTCCAACCCCGGTGGAATACAAGTAATCAATAGCAATGTAACCAGGGAACTGAGAGATTATCTAAACAGACCTGGAAGAATCCAATGACGGCCACCTCAGCAGCACTGATGAAGACTGTTGTGGCTGCAATATCTCTCAAAAGCACAGGTTTCTTTGTGTCTCCAGTGACGTCTGGAGGGAGCACGAGGACGAAATGTCAGAATCATATCAGGCATGGAGAGCAGCCCAGAGCTaagaacccacacacacacacacacacacacaccccactaccATACACGCGCGCACTCTGTGCATGCTGATCTCGgcacatctctcccccctctgGATACTGACAAACCTCTGTGAGGGGACTCACATCTCACATCCCTTCATCCACTGTACACGCTGACCCCAGTGGCTCTCTCACCCACCCCATTCGTTTTCTGGCCTGACCACAGGGTCACTTTCTTACCATGGGGCGCAGGGCTCTCCTCAGCACATCCTGATGGGCAGCCCCAagtgaggagggaaaaaaagagacacCACAAGGCAGAGGTCGCCATTATCCTGATGTCTCCTCTCCTTGTCATGGGCTCTGCTTTGGACTCTGCCTGGAAAGGTGACACGTCAGTGGTTTCTTGGTCAGACGTCGTTCTCCCAACAGTGTGGGAActaagcacctggcactggtgaAACCTTCAACTTCGGAGATAAAAGTCTGGCAGAAAGATAGGGTCCCAGTGCCTCACTGTTCTGCACAGGTTACGGGGCTGATGCCGAACAATCTGACCCTGACACCTCTGCACTGAGACCAACTGGAGAGCAGTGACCCCTGCTGCTCCCACAGAGACATTTCCATGCTATGCACTCTGGAGGGGCAAGGCTGGTGAGAGTACCCCATGCTGGCACCAGGGAGTAGCTCCAGATgcccctttcctttcttctgagCCCTGGGCACTCCTCCCCAgtcctctgcaccccaacccaatGAGACTACCCCCTGCTTGTACCAGGGAAGctatttcccttctctgtgcaCTAAGTCCCAGAGGGTCTCATCCTCCAACTGCACCATGGCCAATCAGACAGTCTGGCCTCAGCATGGACCACTCCCGGGACAGCTGATTGTATGGGTGGCACGAGAGACCATGTCTCTGCTATGGGAGATAAGGAGCAGATGCCTAAAAATGCCATGGAGGCCACATTATACCAGACTAGACACACAACATAGGAACACACAAATgctagactggatcagaccagtgggccACCTAGTCTGGTATTTTCTCTAATAGTGGCCCACACAAGAGGCTTTGAAGGAAACTGTATAAGGGAGCTATGAAACAATTTGCCCACAGGAAAAATGTCTCCCTAAACCCCATTAGGGTGAGGCTGGTTTATGCGCTGAAGTATGAGGGTTATAGTCCTTATTAGACACTTGGGATTTTTTCAGTCCTTTCTCTAACCCTGGATACTGTTTATCCACATATGATCTTGCAATACTCTGCATGTGTGAAAGGCGGAGTGAGGAGACATGTTCCACAAAAGACTGAGAGCCTCACtcagaagggaagaaagaaacTGACTTTATTCTTGGGACACTGGTGTCTTTACAAGTCATGGCAGCTAATTGAGTCTCCTTGACTGCTTTTGTCTTCAAAGGCAGGACTATGATTTGGGCACCACACCAGGATAAGAAGACCATAATGGGAACAGCCATTTACAGTGAGCACAAGGCAGAAATAACACCGTGGAGGACCATTTAGGGGGGCAATTCGCCCTGCCATGAGAGTTGTAGAGCTGGCAAGATGATTGTGTTCCCTCAAAAAGGCACTTCAGAGACCTGATTTGGAGCAAAAAAGGGACCAGAAGGGAGAGGGATTCTTCCCAATTTAGCCCCTCATATGTCACGACAGCTCTAGGTGGGTTATTTTCAATATAGCAGCGGGAAATGCAGAGGCTGTCCATGGGCCTGTGCAAAGACCTGCTTTTAACAGAATCTCCTGTGGCAGGAAGGAACAAGGGTTAGGAGGGTTCTGGAACCCTTTTGTGGGGGGCAGCATGGTGTGCGGGTCCAGGGCGTGGCACTCCTGGTGACTAGTGCagcaggcaggggaaggagagagaaggcagCTTGAGTGAGCTCACTCTGTCCACTCCTTCTTAATGGACAGATTCCACTCCCAGGTGAGATGGTCATGCTTGTCATCATCAGTGAAGAAGGACTTGTTATGATAGGTGCCCCGAGCCAGTATGCCCTTGGGTGTTTCCTCAATAGGTGTCAGGAATTCGTACTCCTCCGGCCGTGGCCCATAGCTGCCAACCATGAACGTAGCTTTATCCACTAGGAGTAAACAATCCACAAGGGAAAAGTCCATGAGGAGGGAAGTAAACAAGGAGAGGAAAAGCTGGGTTCCCGAGTATGGATCACACAGGAACTGAGGCAGGCATGAGCGGgagagggcagaggcagggggcagACAGACTCACTGAATGAAATGATGCGAGATTTTTTTGCAGAGTCTATATATAGAATCTATGTATGGAATGAGGATCTCCCTCGGGATAGCCTGAGAAGGGCTGTGTGTGTACGAAAGGAAGAGGGCCCTTTATACGGTTAGAAGCTCTGTGGGGTAGCACAGAACAGGCTGTTTTTGCCTGTGTCTGTTTGAAGGCTCTGTATGGAATGGGAAATTCTGAGAGGGTGGCTTGGGCAGgatctgtatataatggaaacctgTGTGATGAGTGGTGTACACATGGCTGCCTGTGTCAGGGGAAGGCTCAGTGTAGGATGAGAGCCTTTGGAAGGGGCTCTTTGATCTGAGGGATATCTCTATAGCCTGGGAGAATTTGTGTGCAGGGTTGGGAGTGCATGGGGGTGTTGGTGTgtttgggaggagagggggttcTCTCTTACTCACCCTTCACCCCCGTCCGGTAGGTGTGCTGCACATATTTCAGTCCGGACACAATGTCCCTATTTACCTGCAAGAGGAAGTGATCAGAGATGAGTCTAATGAGGAGGGTCTCAGTGCAATctctcctgctctcctccccTCAACCACACACAGACATTCCTGTACCAGCTCCCCCCGCCACTACTCTCCTCCTTCCCTGTGCTGGACAGGGCGGGACAGGCCTCAGGGCCCAACATGGCGCAGACATTGCTGAGGGAAGCCCTGGCAGTTCTCAGTAGCCAGAGATGAGTTTTCACACAACCTGGATACTTCTGTTTCTCTAATGTGCATCAGAGTTCTTCCTCTCCTTGCCCAAGCCCCCAAGGTGGTTTGGTGGGGCGAGTTAACCAGTCTCTCAAGAGGCTCTGCAGAGACAATTGGGGGAAGGCTGAATGCAGGAAAAGCACAAGGTTCACAGCTGAGCATTCCCATGTTAAACCCCAGAACCAGCTGACTGGAGTCATGCATTCTGCACAAAGAGATGGGGAAAGTCTAGGGTAAGACTAACTGAGCTCACTCCCTCACCTCAAGGGCTGCAGTGGACAcagtttatttattatttattgtggaCACAGTGCCTCACTGAAGCATTATTAAATCCGAAAACAACACAACATGCTGCTTCACATCCCAGGGTTCAGTTTGCTGTGCCTACAGTGATCCCAATCctggccagccctgggagccaggGAGAGAGTTAAGATAACTAGTCTGGCCATAGCCTTATCCCATCAGCAAGGGTGGGAAATTTAGGGAAACATTTCCTAGCAAAAAGAAGACTGGGGTGTAACTCTTGGGGTGTCATTATCTCTAGGCCTGTGTGCAGTAGAGCTGCATGGAAATGGTGGAAAATTTGTCCACATTAACATTTTCACTTTTTCAGTTCAGGAGGTTGAACATCTCTCAAATTTTGCTTTTCTGCAAAATGCAGCTACTTTTTTAACAAAAACTTGTAAAGATGAACGTGTCTGCTTTGCATGGCACCTTGCTCTTTGAATgcaccccattttcaaaaggaagcAGGTGGAAATGGCATGAAACTCTGTTGAAATTTTTGGCAATGTGAAGCCATTTGGGAGGGCATAACACAATGCAGAAAATCTCAGATTCTGTGTATTTTGTCTTGTGCTGCAACTATTTTACCCACCTCTAGGTGTTTGGGAAGCCCAGCAACTCTCAGCAGATCAGCTTCACAGGGCTTCATTGGAAGCTTTTTTTTCCAGCTTTGGTTTGTATGGAATCAAATTTTGCTTTGAGTCCCAAAAACTGAAAGCAAAACTCAGTCACGGCTACTGAGTTTCACATAATGACATGTATGAACCATTTCCAAGCATGAATTTTGACTGGTTTCCATGCAACCTCCAGTTCACCACCTTAGTTTCATCAGGTTCACACAACAGGCTTACAAAGGTTAGCAAATCTTTAGGTGCATGTGGTCCAAGGTGATTTGTAACAATACCCCAAATCACTGGAGTTTTACATGGTTCAGAGCATCATTTCCAACATTTTGCTCAGCTCTGGTTATCTGTGATGACTGGCTGGTGACTGGAGTGTGCACTGAGCAACCTATGGGAAGGGACCAGAGAGAAAGTGACTCACTTTGAAGTGGATCTTAACTCTATATTCAACTCCTTCCTTTAGTACAAATGTCTCTTTCTTCAGTGCCGCAACGTCCCCTGTAGAGAGAGAATCAAACAGATAGATAGTACTGCCACAAAGAGAAGAAACCAGACTCTTCCAGGGAATGGATGTGCCCTTTCATCGGTTTTTCCTATAGCGcacctgggaaatgtgcatgcaggtgtgtgtatatgcaaGCTTCTTTATGAATGTG
The nucleotide sequence above comes from Caretta caretta isolate rCarCar2 chromosome 1, rCarCar1.hap1, whole genome shotgun sequence. Encoded proteins:
- the ARHGDIB gene encoding rho GDP-dissociation inhibitor 2; the protein is MTEKTPDLHVEEEEEDVDGKINYKPPPQKSLQELQELDKDDESLAKYKKSLLGDGPVVADPTAPNVVVTRLTLVCDTAPGSITMDLTGDVAALKKETFVLKEGVEYRVKIHFKVNRDIVSGLKYVQHTYRTGVKVDKATFMVGSYGPRPEEYEFLTPIEETPKGILARGTYHNKSFFTDDDKHDHLTWEWNLSIKKEWTE